Genomic window (Thermotoga sp. SG1):
AGGGGGATCTTCTCCCCCTTGTATCTGAACGCAGATCCAAATTTGAGTGTTTAATCCTTCTTTTCGGAGGAGGTCGCCGTCTCTTTTTTCCTTTCACTTCTCCTCGAGTCCGTGATGTAAAAACCACTTCCCTTGAATATGATCCCCACTCTTCCTATCGTTCTTTTCATCCTGGCACCACACTCTTCACAGGTAACTTCTGGGGACTCGTTTATTCCGTGCATGACCGTTGTTTCGTACCCACATTCTTCACACACGTATCTGTACATTGGCATGTTTTTCACCTCCTCTGATTGCTTTTTTCGATAAAAAAATGGTCGGGGCGACTGGACTTGAACCAGCGACCTCCTGCTCCCAAGGCAGGCGCGCTAGCCACCTGCGCTACGCCCCGAACCAATTAAATGATACCATCTAGTTCACTTCAGTTCAACTGGTCTGTTCCTTTCTCTTCCTGAGATAGAACGAAAGAACTAGATCCAGAACGCCGAAGATGATGCCGTTTGCGATAGCAGCTCCTCTAGATCCGGTTATACCGGGTATGAAAGCGGAGATGATGAGCCAGATTCCTGTTAACAAAACGACCCACGCCGGTACTCTGGAGTCCTTCAGGCTGGTCAGCCCTGTGATCAGAAAGATGATACCCACTATCAGGAAGTTCGCTAGGTTTGCTCCCTTGGATCCCGAAATTCCAGGTATCAGGGCTGAGACGATCAACCAGATGGAAAAGATGAAGGTGATCCATCCCTTCACGGTCATGAATGATCACCTCCCAGTTTGATATTCTAACACCGTTGTTTTGTCCTATAGATTAAAATTTTGTGAACATCAAAAGAATCCCACTGCAAAAAACGATGTTGTATCATATTGTATAAGAGTGCTCAATGGAGGGATTTGATGAAAACGGTTCTCATAGTCGATGACAGTAAATTCTGGAGACTTGTGGTTTCCGACATTGTGAGAAAGATTGAAAAGGATGCGAAGGTTGTGCTGGCGGAGAACGGAACGGAGGGGCTTCAAAAAGCATTGAGAAACAGGCCAGATTATTTCATTATCGACTACAACATGCCTGACTTTTCTGGAATCTATCTCTCCGTTGTTCTGAGAGAATTCGAGATGTTCAAAAATTCCGGAATAGCAATTCTTACGGGTTCTTCCGATACGGTGAACCAGTTCTGGGCTGAAAGAAGTGGTGCCAACGTCTTCATCGACAAGGGAAAAAAGGAGGAGATCGAAGATAGTTTGAGAGCTTTCCTGGAGAAACCCTTCAGATCGAACAAAAGCTGCGAACTGGAAGAGTTTGGAAACGTTTTTCAGATAGTTGAGAACAGGTTGAAGAGAGAAATGCTGGAAAAAGAGATTTTATCGTATCTGAGATTCACCAGGGACGAAAGGTACGTCGTCTCCTTACTGGGAATTCTATTCAGATACTTTTCTGGATTCGGTGCGTTCAGAGTTCTTCTTCTTTCAACGAGTGAAGGAAGAGTTTATTCTCTTGGGAAGCCTGTGAAAAAGGAACTCTTGAGGGATTATCTCCTTTCCAGGATGGAAAGGCCAACTTCCCCTTCCTTCTGGTCGTTTCATGGGGTGTTCAGTGAGGAAGGGAAACCCTCTGAGCACAGCTTTCATTTTGTCGTGAAAGATGAGAATACAGAACTTGGTGTTCTTCTCTTTGAAGACGTGGAAAATCAGTATCTTTTAAACATTGCCCTGAAAAATTCGGCTTCCAGCCTGAGCGTCTTGTTCAGAAATCTGAACGACTTTAGAGACTACATGGTCGCTTCGGAGACTGACTCTCTCACCCAATTGCTGAACAAGAGAGCGATCATGAAATTTCTCGAAGAGACACTCAGAAGAAGAGAAAGAGTGGCTGTTGCCATGCTGGATATCGATGATTTCAAAAGAATAAACGACACCTTTGGCCATCCCGTCGGTGATGAGGTACTGAAGGTTATCAGTAAGGCAATGAGAGAAATTGTTTCAAATGGCAAAGTTGGAAGATACGGTGGAGAAGAGTTCATGATTGTATTTGAAACTGGTGATCGTGATCTGGTTGAAGATACAATGAACAGGATCATGGAAAGTGTCCGAAACTTCGACTGGAGGAGGATTTTCAAAGTAGAAAGAAAAGTTACACTGAGTGGTGGAGTGGCCTTTTCTGATGAGAACTCGTCTCCTGCTGAATTGGTGGAAGAAGCTGACAAAAAGCTTTATGAAGCCAAACGTTCCGGGAAAAATCGCTTCGTGATATAATAACTGAAAAACACAGAGGGTGAGTAGCATGCACGTGCTCAAACTTGTGTCGGATCTTGAAACACCCGTTTCGACTTTCATGAAAGTATCTGCAAACGAGGATTTTGCCTTTCTTCTGGAGAGTGCGGAACTCGGTTCTGCCTTCGGCAGGCACTCCTTCATAGGCATTGGAAGAAGAGATGAACTGGTGTTCGAAAAGGGAATTTTGAGGTCTTCAGGTCAGCAATTTGAATACGCTTCCTCTCCCCTGAAATCGATCAAAGACTGGCTTGAAATTTACAGATACGAGATCAAACACGACGAACTTCCT
Coding sequences:
- a CDS encoding diguanylate cyclase domain-containing protein produces the protein MKTVLIVDDSKFWRLVVSDIVRKIEKDAKVVLAENGTEGLQKALRNRPDYFIIDYNMPDFSGIYLSVVLREFEMFKNSGIAILTGSSDTVNQFWAERSGANVFIDKGKKEEIEDSLRAFLEKPFRSNKSCELEEFGNVFQIVENRLKREMLEKEILSYLRFTRDERYVVSLLGILFRYFSGFGAFRVLLLSTSEGRVYSLGKPVKKELLRDYLLSRMERPTSPSFWSFHGVFSEEGKPSEHSFHFVVKDENTELGVLLFEDVENQYLLNIALKNSASSLSVLFRNLNDFRDYMVASETDSLTQLLNKRAIMKFLEETLRRRERVAVAMLDIDDFKRINDTFGHPVGDEVLKVISKAMREIVSNGKVGRYGGEEFMIVFETGDRDLVEDTMNRIMESVRNFDWRRIFKVERKVTLSGGVAFSDENSSPAELVEEADKKLYEAKRSGKNRFVI
- a CDS encoding SPW repeat protein — translated: MTVKGWITFIFSIWLIVSALIPGISGSKGANLANFLIVGIIFLITGLTSLKDSRVPAWVVLLTGIWLIISAFIPGITGSRGAAIANGIIFGVLDLVLSFYLRKRKEQTS
- a CDS encoding FmdB family zinc ribbon protein encodes the protein MPMYRYVCEECGYETTVMHGINESPEVTCEECGARMKRTIGRVGIIFKGSGFYITDSRRSERKKETATSSEKKD